One Drosophila willistoni isolate 14030-0811.24 chromosome 2R unlocalized genomic scaffold, UCI_dwil_1.1 Seg167, whole genome shotgun sequence DNA segment encodes these proteins:
- the LOC6641871 gene encoding phospholipid-transporting ATPase ABCA3, with the protein MRYAERRSGAKNDQETVKGNLQRKFVLLIWKVLNMHFSDKCYYFKMIALALMGLPILMIMRVFATPEVQKKIVYEAIEIDSLDKMHEELARVQNYTNIMVVEKVLFTPNQVAFEKIIALTAKKLHLKDGYQACESEDEIERLIKYDGIFAGVVFRSDGKPIPTITDLPNILDYVLRFSPFLMTSENECNKDIWATNDLYPPIEELLSGGPRPSERNTDYDGKPPGYVQEGFLPLQHAIAMSYLELKNAQEPDIFPHINMMKFPYRQYIEDKVFVAIKLWLPIVFLLAYVVPSYFMVRTMCDELDRSFMKTLKINHLNWWAWAAVLMGIQGFITFLILIILNAEWYGGAIIHCSQWTAVIFFLCCYILANCAFVLMLSVVVIRKRSNVKFGILLHLLTYLPFPLIFIFYFDIPLGYKMICSLFLNTGLAMGINIINDLEHTNEGLKWNNYNRPLFASDGLSMLHVNEMLLLSSLLYIGITLYVDNLYSPDVSAVNLDKESMSKKFYYPLTNFIDFIRRLWRKRRKHSSVVKMVGNSLLRALTTHEDDLYEDQPRQQGILPSATIRNTANRHISNDPDVNVYQQKSALPLQSPGPIPPKRRFQNHVLTSREVASSSSSIGEYTQRPPRSKVPKITVVPTDGAKASITSVQLSFENVHLPSQATFNESLEDLENGIEVIDVSKVVGNTSYLKNINMIIHPKEITVFLIRDKSAGRLLLSKIIAGIIKPTSGKVIVNGIDMQQSKHMDTSRLITMVPSQSIVINELTVCENFYFYLNLRGVRTSGQIDREISKYVNLMHAEITTLNEFAEFLSENMARRLNLCCALCGGKHGIIVDEPTMGLDQNNRHYMWDLLKLEARSRTIIVNTAYSDEAELLGDRIGLINCGQLMCYGPTKELMNKFCSDYVLICEKSTTTKLNWSGLKKLIYHHIPEGAKILPNTGNNIKISIPGDHGSQLAGILNDLERNGSENGIQKFWVKLRSLRQVFHCSQTERKEYVENLRRVTLQSEATFDESTIETNSDDRTRVTFNALVVKRFIYMQHYFWVPLLVMIIMVICLCLENPSTHLQHLPSMNISIHSYPNSVALLKLGTDIIPYSPSFEIAQGYADYQEVLVKARNTEDHTFKYINGRREMIQYLLFQQLVSEMSVKTFFVAGAGIRENLITCLWNNKLLHSAPISLNLIHNAIAQQFVGPDAEIRVENHPVPFTNRDMLDLINTRHRMNMGLGSIMIFIICLALTIMIVPVISDHNLGTGHLMYMGAASPNLYWATQFICDMGCYMAGIIYLMALLLLYDKFGKLENTEYDDAVLIILMIAVFILFGLSVIPFIYILTVFFGQFIFDWSGTLLILLGSTVLLLLVIPCMIMEIEHVVDLYYLFCWSPSINLNRAMKYLHIQRALMRACDIIGGCAAYPDCCDMPGYLGYDYPGILVPISILIALGFVYGFIFILLLQVDLEWKRWRSVTRERSENKRLKKKNRHNIKHNPLAEDVLQEKERVNSFSPEEVKQKPLILTGVSKRIKNRNYLTDVTFAVEPHDVFGLVGIFGSGKSKIIELAAGISSIDRGDMHINGTSVRHKQSISRKMISYCPRSNALIESMTVSENLHFYCAIHGRKSKFVADIIREVTTNLGLEPELEKLVKDLSYATRRKIMLAITVTSNAKIVLMDEPTRGLDGDSRLQMWRIINLLRDKGRTIILTTDSMDECIALCNRIGIMVNGSLISIGSVNHLTSKFSNGSILQIRLPGTTSFKSQITIEESSSLSHASHLGYSSASSRTSVQEIFQRQTWKLQDSTSSGQALWFERCHRYRDIQRFIEAELPQAKLEEEYRNVLTYYISFKSMPLSRVFMAMEAAKDVFNLDSYRVTRTSLVDIFDSFVKAHVHFWIKKDTEKQNPASRTSVYLRRSESILRD; encoded by the exons ATGCGTTATGCAGAACGAAGATCAGGAGCTAAAAATGATCAAGAGACTGTCAAGGGGAATCTACAGCGTAAATTTGTGCTACTTATATGGAAGGTATTGAATATGCATTTTTCCGACAAATGTTACTACTTCAAGATGATTGCCCTCGCCCTAATGGGCTTGCCAATATTGATGATTATGCGTGTCTTTGCCACACCTGAAGTTCAGAAGAAAATCGTTTACGAAGCTATTGAAATCGATAGTTTGGACAAAATGCATGAAGAACTGGCCAGGGTGCAAAATTATACGAACATTATGGTTGTGGAGAAAGTTCTCTTCACACCAAATCAAGTGGCCTTCGAAAAGATTATAGCTCTGACAGCGAAAAAACTTCATCTTAAGGATGGGTATCAGGCATGCGAATCGGAAGATGAGATTGAACGATTAATAAAGTATGATGGGATATTCGCTGGTGTGGTTTTCCGTAGCGATGGGAAGCCAATTCCAACGATTACAGATCTACCCAATATCTTGGACTATGTATTGAGATTTTCACCATTTCTGATGACAAGCGAGAACGAGTGTAACAAGGATATATGGGCCACAAATGATCTGTATCCGCCAATTGAGGAATTACTGAGTGGTGGTCCCCGTCCAAGTGAACGCAATACGGATTATGATGGGAAACCTCCAGGATATGTACAAGAAGGTTTCCTACCGCTGCAACATGCTATTGCAATGTCCTATCTGGAGTTGAAGAATGCCCAGGAACCCGATATCTTTCCACACATTAATATGATGAAATTCCCGTATCGTCAATATATTGAGGATAAAGTGTTCGTGGCCATTAAATTATGGTTGCCCATAGTTTTCCTGTTAGCCTATGTGGTGCCTAGCTATTTCATGGTCCGCACTATGTGCGATGAGCTTGATCGTAGCTTCATGAAGACCCTCAAGATCAACCACCTAAACTGGTGGGCCTGGGCAGCGGTTTTGATGGGCATCCAAGGATTCATTACCTTCTTGATATTGATCATACTAAATGCCGAATGGTATGGTGGAGCCATCATTCATTGTAGTCAATGGACGGCTGTGATATTTTTTCTATGCTGTTACATTTTGGCCAATTGCGCCTTTGTCCTGATGTTGTCCGTGGTGGTTATACGTAAACGAAGTAATGTTAAATTCGGCATACTATTGCATTTACTTACCTATCTGCCATTTCCATTGATATTTATATTCTACTTTGATATACCTCTCGGCTATAAGATGATCTGCTCTCTATTTCTCAACACTGGCCTGGCCATGGGCATTAATATCATCAATGATCTGGAGCACACCAATGAAGGCCTCAAGTGGAATAACTACAATAGGCCACTTTTTGCTTCAGATGGCCTTAGTATGTTGCATGTGAATGAGATGTTGCTACTATCTTCATTGCTCTATATTGGCATTACCCTTTATGTGGATAATCTGTATTCCCCGGATGTATCTGCAGTGAATTTGGATAAGGAGTCCATGTCGAAAAAGTTCTATTATCctttaacaaattttatagATTTCATAAGACGTCTATGGAGAAAGCGTCGAAAGCACTCCTCGGTTGTAAAAATGGTGGGAAACTCTCTGCTTCGGGCCTTGACCACTCACGAGGATGACTTATATGAGGATCAACCACGGCAGCAAGGCATATTGCCATCAGCGACCATCAGGAACACAGCAAATCGCCACATTTCAAACGATCCCGACGTAAATGTCTATCAACAAAAGTCTGCTCTTCCATTGCAATCTCCTGGACCGATTCCTCCTAAACGTCGTTTTCAAAACCATGTGCTAACTTCTCGAGAAGTGGCAAGTTCCAGCAGTTCTATTGGCGAATATACACAGAGACCGCCTCGATCGAAGGTGCCAAAAATAACAGTTGTTCCTACAGACGGTGCAAAAGCTTCAATAACTTCTGTGCAACTATCCTTCGAAAACGTTCATCTGCCTTCCCAAGCCACATTCAATGAATCTCTTGAGGACTTAGAGAATGGCATTGAGGTCATAGATGTTAGCAAAGTCGTTGGAAATACAtcctatttaaaaaatatcaatatGATCATACACCCAAAGGAGATAACTGTGTTCCTGATCCGAGACAAAAGTGCTGGACGACTTTTACTTAGCAAGATTATCGCTGGAATCATTAAACCCACCTCGGGTAAAGTCATCGTAAATGGCATTGATATGCAACAGTCCAAGCATATGGATACAAGTCGATTGATTACTATGGTGCCGTCCCAAAGCATAGTTATCAACGAGTTGACAGTTTGCGAGAATTTCTACTTCTATTTGAATCTTCGGGGTGTACGAACTTCAGGGCAAATTGATCGGGAGATTAGTAAATATGTCAATCTGATGCATGCCGAAATCACTACGCTTAATGAATTCGCCGAATTCCTTAGTGAAAATATGGCAAGACGTTTGAACCTCTGCTGTGCCCTCTGCGGAGGTAAACATGGCATCATCGTGGATGAGCCCACTATGGGTTTGGATCAAAACAATCGACATTATATGTGGGATTTGCTGAAATTGGAGGCTCGCTCACGTACCATAATAGTGAATACAGCTTACTCCGATGAGGCTGAGTTACTCGGCGATCGCATTGGCTTGATCAATTGCGGACAATTGATGTGCTACGGTCCCACCAAAGAGTTGATGAATAAATTTTGCAGTGATTATGTCCTCATTTGCGAGAAGAGCACCACCACTAAACTCAATTGGAGTGGTCTGAAGAAACTAATCTACCACCATATCCCCGAAGGTGCTAAAATTCTTCCGAATACGggtaataatattaaaataagcATTCCAGGCGATCATGGATCTCAATTGGCTGGAATTTTGAACGATCTCGAACGTAATGGTAGTGAGAATGGCATTCAGAAATTTTGGGTCAAGTTGAGAAGCTTACGTCAAGTATTCCACTGCAGTCAAACAGAACGCAAGGAGTACGTGGAGAACCTCCGCCGTGTCACTTTGCAGTCTGAAGCGACATTTGATGAGTCCACCATCGAAACGAATAGTGACGATCGCACTCGGGTAACTTTTAACGCCCTGGTAGtaaaaagatttatttatatgcaGCATTACTTTTGGGTGCCACTCTTGGTGATGATTATAATGGTAATATGCTTGTGCCTGGAAAATCCTAGCACTCACTTGCAACATCTGCCCAGTATGAATATTAGCATTCACAGCTATCCGAATTCCGTAGCACTGTTGAAGCTTGGCACCGATATAATACCCTACTCGCCATCTTTCGAGATTGCTCAGGGTTATGCGGACTATCAAGAGGTTCTAGTTAAAGCGAGAAATACAGAGGATCACACATTTAAATACATCAACGGCAGACGTGAGATGATCCAATACCTTCTCTTCCAGCAGTTGGTGTCAGAGATGAGTGTGAAAACGTTTTTTGTGGCTGGCGCGGGAATTCGTGAGAAT TTAATAACTTGCTTGTGGAATAACAAGCTTCTGCATTCCGCACCCATATCCCTTAATTTGATTCACAATGCGATCGCACAACAATTTGTTGGACCAGATGCGGAAATTCGTGTTGAGAATCATCCGGTACCCTTTACAAATCGTGATATGCTTGACTTGATAAACACGCGTCATCGCATGAATATGGGCCTGGGGAGTattatgatttttataatatgTCTGGCCTTGACAATAATGATAGTGCCAGTGATCTCTGATCATAATCTGGGCACAGGACATCTGATGTATATGGGAGCGGCCAGTCCCAATCTTTATTGGGCCACTCAGTTCATCTGCGACATGGGCTGCTATATGGCGGGAATCATTTACTTGATGGCTCTGCTCTTACTCTACGATAAATTTGGGAAACTCGAAAATACGGAATACGATGACGCTGTCCTGATAATTCTTATGATTGCAGTCTTTATACTGTTTGGTCTGTCGGTGATACCTTTTATTTACATACTTACTGTGTTCTTTGggcaatttatatttgattGGTCGGGCACTCTGCTGATATTATTGGGTTCCACCGTTTTGCTGTTATTGGTAATACCCTGTATGATAATGGAAATCGAGCATGTGGTAGATCTTTATTACTTATTTTGTTGGTCACCATCAATTAATCTAAATCGAGCAATGAAGTATTTGCACATTCAGCGCGCCCTGATGCGAGCCTGTGATATTATTGGCGGTTGTGCCGCATATCCAGATTGTTGTGATATGCCAGGATATCTAGGCTATGATTATCCTGGCATACTAGTTCCAATTTCCATCCTAATCGCACTGGGCTTTGTCTACGGTTTCATATTCATTCTGCTTCTTCAGGTGGACTTGGAGTGGAAGAGATGGAGAAGCGTAACGCGTGAGCGTTCGGAaaataaaagacttaaaaagaaaaatcgacACAATATCAAACATAATCCCTTAGCCGAAGATGTACTACAGGAAAAGGAACGTGTTAATTCCTTTTCGCCAGAGGAGGTGAAACAAAAGCCCTTGATTTTGACTGGTGTTAGCAAACGCATCAAAAACCGCAATTATCTGACGGATGTCACCTTTGCCGTAGAACCGCATGATGTCTTTGGTTTGGTGGGCATTTTTGGATCAGGCAAATCAAAGATCATTGAATTGGCCGCAGGTATTTCTAGCATTGATAGAGGTGATATGCATATTAATGGAACCAGTGTGAGACACAAACAAAGCATCAGCAGAAAAATGATTTCCTACTGTCCGAGAAGTAATGCCTTGATTGAGAGTATGACTGTTTCGGAGAATTTGCATTTCTATTGTGCCATACATGGACGTAAGAGCAAGTTTGTTGCCGACATCATACGCGAAGTGACTACTAATCTAGGACTTGAACCGGAACTCGAGAAATTGGTCAAGGATCTGAGTTATGCCACACGTCGAAAGATCATGTTGGCCATAACTGTCACTTCAAATGCCAAGATTGTTTTGATGGACGAACCGACACGTGGCCTGGATGGTGATAGTCGTTTACAAATGTGGCGTATAATTAATTTACTCAGAGATAAAGGACGTACGATAATTTTAACCACCGATAGCATGGACGAGTGCATTGCCCTTTGCAATCGAATTGGCATTATGGTCAATGGCTCGCTAATCAGCATTGGGTCGGTCAATCATCTAACGAGTAAGTTCTCAAATGGTAGCATTCTGCAAATACGCCTACCGGGCACTACATCTTTCAAAAGCCAAATTACCATAGAAGAAAGCTCCAGTTTGTCGCATGCTTCACATTTGGGATACAGCAGTGCCTCCAGTCGTACGAGTGTGCAGGAAATCTTTCAGAGACAAACATGGAAACTCCAGGATTCGACCAGTTCTGGGCAAGCTCTTTGGTTTGAGCGATGTCATCGCTATCGTGATATTCAACGTTTCATTGAGGCCGAGTTACCTCAAGCCAAACTCGAAGAGGAATATCGTAATGTACTCACTTATTACATATCCTTCAAATCGATGCCATTATCAAGGGTTTTCATGGCCATGGAAGCGGCCAAGGATGTGTTTAATCTCGATAGCTATAGAGTCACAAGAACCTCTTTGGTTGATATCTTTGATAGTTTTGTCAAAGCGCATGTACACTTttggatcaaaaaggatactGAGAAACAAAATCCAGCTAGCAGGACATCCGTATATTTAAGAAGGTCGGAATCAATATTAAGGGACTAG